A DNA window from Mastomys coucha isolate ucsf_1 unplaced genomic scaffold, UCSF_Mcou_1 pScaffold21, whole genome shotgun sequence contains the following coding sequences:
- the LOC116101390 gene encoding aldehyde dehydrogenase family 3 member B2 — MSAVDTGSEPSQGLTGAQLPMNAAPSCRAGPSEATLHRLREAFSTGRTRPAEFRTAQLQGLGRFLQDNKQLLQDALAKDVGKSAFESDMSEIILCQNEVDLALKNLQTWMKDESVSTNLLTKLSSAFIRKEPFGLVLIIAPWNYPLNLSDEGERYIAPTVLVDVKETEPVMQEEIFGPILPLVTVRSLDEAIEFINRREKPLALYAFSNNSQVVNQMLERTSSGGFGGNDGFLYLTLPALPLGGVGNSGMGRYHGKFSFDTFSHQRACLLRSPGIEKLNDLRYPPYGPWNQQLISWAMGSQSCTLL; from the exons GTTGACAGGAGCACAATTACCAATGAACGCTGCCCCATCCTGCAGGGCAGGCCCCTCTGAGGCCACACTACACAGACTGCGGGAGGCCTTCAGCACAGGGAGGACTCGGCCTGCTGAGTTCCGGACGGCACAGCTGCAGGGCTTGGGTCGCTTCTTGCAGGACAACAAGCAGCTGCTGCAAGATGCACTGGCTAAGGATGTGGGCAAG TCAGCCTTCGAGTCAGACATGAGTGAGATCATCCTGTGCCAGAATGAGGTGGACCTGGCCCTCAAGAACCTGCAGACCTGGATGAAGGATGAGTCTGTGTCTACCAACTTG CTCACGAAGCTGAGCTCAGCCTTCATTCGGAAAGAGCCCTTTGGCCTGGTGCTTATCATTGCACCCTGGAATTATCCTTTGAACTTG AGTGATGAGGGAGAGCGCTACATTG CCCCGACGGTGCTGGTAGACGTGAAGGAGACAGAGCCTGTGATGCAGGAGGAGATCTTTGGGCCCATCCTGCCCCTGGTGACTGTGAGGAGCCTGGATGAAGCCATTGAGTTCATTAACAGACGGGAGAAGCCACTAGCACTCTATGCCTTCTCCAACAACAGCCAG GTGGTGAACCAGATGTTGGAACGCACCAGCAGCGGGGGCTTTGGAGGCAACGATGGCTTCCTCTACTTGACTCTACCAGCTCTGCCCTTGGGGGGAGTTG GCAACAGTGGGATGGGCAGGTATCACGGCAAGTTCTCCTTTGACACCTTCTCCCACCAACGTGCCTGCCTGCTGCGCAGCCCTGGGATAGAAAAGCTTAATGACCTCCGTTACCCGCCTTATGGTCCCTGGAACCAACAACTGATAAGCTGGGCCATGGGCTCCCAGAGCTGCACCCTCCTGTGA
- the Acy3 gene encoding N-acyl-aromatic-L-amino acid amidohydrolase (carboxylate-forming) codes for MCSLPGSREPLLRVAVTGGTHGNEMCGIHLVRYWLQAPGELQRPSFSAMPVLANPAATAACRRYMDRDLNRTFTLTFLNSMPTPDDPYEVKRARELNQLLGPKGTGQAFDVVLDLHNTTANTGVCLIAAASESSFNLHLCHYLQLQNPGLPCRLLQYELPGTETYSVGSVSKNPICLELGPQPQGVLRADLFSRMRALVASTLDFIELFNQGKDFPAFEMDIYRNLSSVDFPRTTDGDLAGTVHPQLQDHDFEPLSPGEPIFKLFSGEDVLYEGDSIVYPVFINEAAYYEKHVAFLKAEKIRVTVPALPGLTPHTTQTP; via the exons ATGTGCTCCCTGCCTGGTTCCCGGGAACCCCTGCTCCGTGTGGCTGTGACTGGGGGCACCCACGGGAATGAGATGTGTGGCATCCACCTGGTCCGGTACTGGCTACAGGCCCCAGGGGAGCTACAGAGACCCAGCTTCTCAGCCATGCCAGTTCTGGCCAACCCAGCAGCCACGGCTGCCTGTCGCCGTTACATGGACCGCGATCTCAACCGCACCTTCACACTCACCTTCCTTAA TTCCATGCCTACCCCTGACGATCCGTATGAGGTGAAAAGAGCCCGAGAGTTGAACCAGTTACTGGGTCCCAAGGGCACAGGCCAGGCTTTCGACGTTGTCCTAGACCTGCACAACACCACAGCGAACACTGGGGTCTGCCTCATTGCTGCTGCCTCTGAAAGCTCCTTCAACTTGCACCTGTGCCACTACCTACAG CTGCAGAACCCGGGACTGCCCTGCCGCCTCTTACAGTATGAGCTACCTGGGACGGAGACCTACAGCGTGGGATCTGTGTCTAAGAATCCAATCT GTCTGGAGCTGGGCCCCCAGCCTCAGGGTGTGCTGCGAGCCGACCTGTTTTCCAGGATGAGAGCTCTGGTGGCATCCACTCTGGACTTCATCGAGCTCTTCAACCAAG GCAAGGACTTCCCTGCCTTTGAGATGGACATCTACAGGAACTTAAGCAGTGTGGACTTCCCACGTACCACGGATGGTGACCTGGCCGGCACGGTGCATCCTCAACTGCAG GACCATGACTTTGAGCCACTGAGTCCTGGTGAACCCATCTTCAAGCTGTTCAGCGGAGAGGATGTACTGTATGAGGGGGACTCCATTGTGTACCCTGTGTTCATTAATGAGGCTGCCTACTACGAGAAGCACGTGGCTTTCCTGAAGGCTGAGAAGATCCGGGTCACAGTGCCTGCCCTGCCAGGGTTAACCCCCCATACCACCCAGACTCCCTAA
- the Tbx10 gene encoding T-box transcription factor TBX10: MAVFLSAGLGVLAPPETYPPPVTSTGWDPRLGTPFPSGSCTMSSEAQAMAEATGQGPKNPRVSSVMVQLEMKPLWEEFNQLGTEMIVTKAGRRMFPTFQVKILGMDTLADYALLMDFIPLDDKRYRYAFHSSAWLVAGKADPATPGRVHFHPDSPAKGAQWMRQIVSFDKLKLTNNLMDDNGHIILNSMHRYQPRFHVVFVDPRKDSARYAQENFKSFVFTETQFTAVTAYQNHRITQLKIASNPFAKGFREADPDSWPVTPRPLLSIPARSRSSLGSCLLKGSAEREKDTSKASASSSRSPTQPHHKLLPAPDVLLAPATYRPLPYQNLYPGSPSHAGTPRARLAPYPLPNISTAGDQEDPTLAAGLGLLPTSALCLVPNQATQ; the protein is encoded by the exons ATGGCAG TCTTCCTGTCTGCTGGCCTTGGGGTGCTTGCTCCTCCAGAGACCTATCCCCCTCCTGTGACCAGCACCGGCTGGGATCCCCGGCTGGGGACACCATTCCCCTCAGGTTCCTGCACCATGTCCTCAGAAGCCCAAGCCATGGCAGAGGCCACTGGGCAGGGCCCTAAGAACCCACGTGTATCCAGCGTGATGGTGCAGCTGGAGATGAAGCCACTGTGGGAAGAATTCAACCAGCTGGGCACAGAGATGATTGTCACCAAAGCGGGCAG GAGGATGTTCCCAACCTTCCAGGTGAAGATCTTAGGCATGGACACGCTGGCCGACTATGCTCTGCTCATGGACTTTATCCCGCTGGATGACAAGAGATACAG GTATGCCTTCCACAgttctgcctggttggtggcgGGCAAGGCCGACCCTGCCACGCCTGGCAGAGTGCACTTCCACCCTGACTCGCCAGCCAAGGGTGCCCAGTGGATGCGGCAGATCGTGTCCTTTGACAAACTCAAGCTGACCAACAACCTGATGGACGACAATGGCCAC ATCATTCTCAACTCCATGCATCGTTATCAGCCCCGTTTCCACGTGGTCTTCGTGGACCCACGCAAGGACAGCGCCCGCTACGCCCAGGAAAACTTCAAGTCCTTTGTCTTCACCGAGACCCAGTTCACAGCAGTGACAGCCTATCAGAACCACCGG ATCACACAGCTGAAAATTGCCAGCAACCCCTTTGCCAAAGGCTTCAGAGAGGCTGACCCAGACTCATG GCCTGTAACCCCCCGGCCGTTGCTCAGCATCCCTGCCCGGAGTCGTAGCAGCCTCGGTTCCTGCCTGCTTAAAGGCTCTGCAGAACGGGAGAAAG ATACCAGTAAAGCTTCAGCTTCCAGCTCCAGGTCCCCTACTCAGCCACACCACAAGCTGCTGCCTGCCCCTGATGTCCTGCTGGCCCCTGCCACCTACAGACCCCTCCCTTACCAGAACCTGTACCCTGGATCCCCGAGCCACGCTGGGACCCCAAGAGCTCGGCTGGCACCTTACCCTCTCCCCAACATCAGCACTGCTGGAGATCAGGAAGACCCAACCCTTGCAGCTGGGCTGGGGctcctgcccacctctgccttgtGCTTGGTGCCTAACCAAGCCACCCAGTGA
- the Nudt8 gene encoding nucleoside diphosphate-linked moiety X motif 8, producing MLPDCLSAEDEQRCRQLLARTTARLRSRPAAAAVLVPLCLVRGVPALLYTLRSSRLVGRHKGEVSFPGGKCDPDDQDIIHTALRETQEELGLEVSKEHVWGVLQPVYDRGKATIVPVLANVGPLDLQSLRPNPEEVDEVFELPLAHLLQTQNQGYTHFCQGGQFRYTLPVFLHGPHRVWGLTAVITGFTLELLAPGIYQPSLAVPELPRG from the exons ATGCTGCCTGATTGCCTGTCCGCGGAGGACGAGCAGCGCTGTCGGCAGCTGCTAGCACGAACCACTGCCCGGCTGCGCTCGCGGCCCGCAGCAGCCGCGGTGCTCGTGCCGCTGTGCCTGGTGCGCGGGGTCCCGGCGCTGCTCTACACTCTGCGCTCCAGTCGCCTGGTTGGGAGGCACAAAGGGGAAGTCAG TTTCCCAGGCGGTAAGTGTGATCCCGACGACCAAGATATAATACATACGGCTCTTCGGGAGACTCAGGAGGAGCTGGGCCTAGAGGTGTCCAAGGAGCACGTGTGGGGTGTCCTGCAGCCAGTGTATGACCGG GGAAAGGCAACCATAGTCCCGGTGCTTGCCAACGTGGGCCCACTGGATCTGCAGAGCCTTAGGCCCAACCCTGAGGAG GTGGATGAAGTATTTGAGCTGCCTCTGGCCCACTTGCTACAGACACAGAACCAGGGGTATACCCACTTCTGCCAGGGTGGCCAATTCCGCTACACATTGCCTGTCTTCTTGCATGGTCCACACCGCGTCTGGGGCCTCACAGCTGTCATCACTGGGTtcaccctggagctgctggcccCTGGCATCTACCAGCCCTCCCTTGCTGTCCCCGAGCTGCCTAGGGGTTGA
- the LOC116103310 gene encoding double C2-like domain-containing protein gamma isoform X1 — MACAGPASGRQRVSMQEHMAIDVSPGPIRPIRLISDYFPHFYPFLEPVLRAPDQQTMLAPAIHSASQLQPNPEPEGDSDDSTALGTLEFTLLFDADNSALHCTAHRAKGLKPPAAGSVDTYVKANLLPGASKASQLRTRTVRGTREPVWEETLTYHGFTCQDAGRKTLRLCVCEDSRLRRRRRAPPLGELRVPLRKLVPNRARSFDICLEKRRLTKRPKILDTARGMSLYEEEEMEAEVFGEERGRILLSLCYSSERGGLLVGVLRCAHLAPMDANGYSDPFVRLFLHPSSGKKSKYKTSVRRKTLNPEFNEEFFYAGLREELAQKALLVSVWDYDLGTADDFIGEQKHRVQEGASRALRVTNPSLGRWGAAEWQSQWGTPAPLAGVPRPL, encoded by the exons ATGGCATGTGCAGGGCCAGCCAGTGGGCGACAGCGGGTGAGCATGCAGGAACACATGGCCATCGATGTGAGCCCTGGCCCCATTCGGCCCATCCGCCTCATTTCCGACTACTTCCCACACTTCTACCCCTTCCTGGAGCCGGTGCTGCGAGCCCCAGATCAGCAGACAATGCTGGCCCCAGCAATCCACTCTGCATCCCAGCTGCAGCCCAACCCTGAGCCTGAAGGAGACTCGGATGACAGCA CTGCCCTAGGCACCCTGGAGTTCACACTTCTCTTTGATGCGGACAACAGCGCCCTGCACTGCACAGCCCATCGTGCTAAG GGCCTCAAGCCACCAGCTGCAGGCTCTGTGGACACCTATGTCAAAGCCAACTTGCTGCCAGGAGCCAGCAAG GCCAGCCAGCTTCGGACCCGCACTGTTCGAGGCACCAGGGAACCTGTCTGGGAAGAGACACTCACCTATCATGGTTTTACGTGCCAGGATGCTGGACGGAAGACCCTGAG GCTATGTGTATGTGAGGACTCACGGCTGCGGCGCCGGAGGCGAGCACCCCCCTTGGGGGAGTTACGAGTGCCCCTGAGGAAGTTGGTGCCAAACCGAGCCAGGAGCTTTGACATCTGTCTGGAGAAGCGGAGGCTG ACCAAGAGGCCCAAGATCCTGGACACAGCCCGTGGCATGTCTCTGTATGAGGAG gaggagatggaggcagaggtgTTTGGGGAGGAACGTGGACGCATCCTACTGTCCCTGTGCTACAGCTCCGAGCGTGGTGGCCTGCTGGTGGGTGTGCTACGCTGTGCCCACCTTGCTCCCATGGATGCCAATGGCTACTCGGACCCCTTTGTCCGCCT CTTCCTGCATCCAAGTTCTGGGAAGAAATCCAAATATAAGACCAGTGTTCGGAGGAAGACCCTGAACCCTGAGTTCAATGAG GAATTCTTTTATGCAGGTCTTCGGGAGGAGCTGGCCCAGAAGGCACTGCTGGTGTCTGTGTGGGACTATGACCTGGGCACAGCTGATGACTTCATTGGTGAGCAGAAACACAGGGTGCAGGAGGGAGCCTCCCGAGCTCTGAGGGTTACTAACCCATCCCTTGGCAGGTGGGGTGCAGCTGAGTGGCAGAGCCAGTGGGGAACGCCTGCGCCACTGGCGGGAGTGCCTAGGCCACTGTGA
- the LOC116103310 gene encoding double C2-like domain-containing protein gamma isoform X2: MACAGPASGRQRVSMQEHMAIDVSPGPIRPIRLISDYFPHFYPFLEPVLRAPDQQTMLAPAIHSASQLQPNPEPEGDSDDSTALGTLEFTLLFDADNSALHCTAHRAKGLKPPAAGSVDTYVKANLLPGASKASQLRTRTVRGTREPVWEETLTYHGFTCQDAGRKTLRLCVCEDSRLRRRRRAPPLGELRVPLRKLVPNRARSFDICLEKRRLTKRPKILDTARGMSLYEEEEMEAEVFGEERGRILLSLCYSSERGGLLVGVLRCAHLAPMDANGYSDPFVRLFLHPSSGKKSKYKTSVRRKTLNPEFNEEFFYAGLREELAQKALLVSVWDYDLGTADDFIGGVQLSGRASGERLRHWRECLGHCDRRLELWHLLDSVPPQLGD; encoded by the exons ATGGCATGTGCAGGGCCAGCCAGTGGGCGACAGCGGGTGAGCATGCAGGAACACATGGCCATCGATGTGAGCCCTGGCCCCATTCGGCCCATCCGCCTCATTTCCGACTACTTCCCACACTTCTACCCCTTCCTGGAGCCGGTGCTGCGAGCCCCAGATCAGCAGACAATGCTGGCCCCAGCAATCCACTCTGCATCCCAGCTGCAGCCCAACCCTGAGCCTGAAGGAGACTCGGATGACAGCA CTGCCCTAGGCACCCTGGAGTTCACACTTCTCTTTGATGCGGACAACAGCGCCCTGCACTGCACAGCCCATCGTGCTAAG GGCCTCAAGCCACCAGCTGCAGGCTCTGTGGACACCTATGTCAAAGCCAACTTGCTGCCAGGAGCCAGCAAG GCCAGCCAGCTTCGGACCCGCACTGTTCGAGGCACCAGGGAACCTGTCTGGGAAGAGACACTCACCTATCATGGTTTTACGTGCCAGGATGCTGGACGGAAGACCCTGAG GCTATGTGTATGTGAGGACTCACGGCTGCGGCGCCGGAGGCGAGCACCCCCCTTGGGGGAGTTACGAGTGCCCCTGAGGAAGTTGGTGCCAAACCGAGCCAGGAGCTTTGACATCTGTCTGGAGAAGCGGAGGCTG ACCAAGAGGCCCAAGATCCTGGACACAGCCCGTGGCATGTCTCTGTATGAGGAG gaggagatggaggcagaggtgTTTGGGGAGGAACGTGGACGCATCCTACTGTCCCTGTGCTACAGCTCCGAGCGTGGTGGCCTGCTGGTGGGTGTGCTACGCTGTGCCCACCTTGCTCCCATGGATGCCAATGGCTACTCGGACCCCTTTGTCCGCCT CTTCCTGCATCCAAGTTCTGGGAAGAAATCCAAATATAAGACCAGTGTTCGGAGGAAGACCCTGAACCCTGAGTTCAATGAG GAATTCTTTTATGCAGGTCTTCGGGAGGAGCTGGCCCAGAAGGCACTGCTGGTGTCTGTGTGGGACTATGACCTGGGCACAGCTGATGACTTCATTG GTGGGGTGCAGCTGAGTGGCAGAGCCAGTGGGGAACGCCTGCGCCACTGGCGGGAGTGCCTAGGCCACTGTGACCGCCGGTTGGAACTGTGGCACCTGCTGGACAGTGTGCCCCCCCAACTTGGTGACTAG
- the LOC116103310 gene encoding double C2-like domain-containing protein gamma isoform X3, giving the protein MACAGPASGRQRVSMQEHMAIDVSPGPIRPIRLISDYFPHFYPFLEPVLRAPDQQTMLAPAIHSASQLQPNPEPEGDSDDSTALGTLEFTLLFDADNSALHCTAHRAKGLKPPAAGSVDTYVKANLLPGASKASQLRTRTVRGTREPVWEETLTYHGFTCQDAGRKTLRLCVCEDSRLRRRRRAPPLGELRVPLRKLVPNRARSFDICLEKRRLTKRPKILDTARGMSLYEEEEMEAEVFGEERGRILLSLCYSSERGGLLVGVLRCAHLAPMDANGYSDPFVRLFLHPSSGKKSKYKTSVRRKTLNPEFNEVFGRSWPRRHCWCLCGTMTWAQLMTSLVSRNTGCRREPPEL; this is encoded by the exons ATGGCATGTGCAGGGCCAGCCAGTGGGCGACAGCGGGTGAGCATGCAGGAACACATGGCCATCGATGTGAGCCCTGGCCCCATTCGGCCCATCCGCCTCATTTCCGACTACTTCCCACACTTCTACCCCTTCCTGGAGCCGGTGCTGCGAGCCCCAGATCAGCAGACAATGCTGGCCCCAGCAATCCACTCTGCATCCCAGCTGCAGCCCAACCCTGAGCCTGAAGGAGACTCGGATGACAGCA CTGCCCTAGGCACCCTGGAGTTCACACTTCTCTTTGATGCGGACAACAGCGCCCTGCACTGCACAGCCCATCGTGCTAAG GGCCTCAAGCCACCAGCTGCAGGCTCTGTGGACACCTATGTCAAAGCCAACTTGCTGCCAGGAGCCAGCAAG GCCAGCCAGCTTCGGACCCGCACTGTTCGAGGCACCAGGGAACCTGTCTGGGAAGAGACACTCACCTATCATGGTTTTACGTGCCAGGATGCTGGACGGAAGACCCTGAG GCTATGTGTATGTGAGGACTCACGGCTGCGGCGCCGGAGGCGAGCACCCCCCTTGGGGGAGTTACGAGTGCCCCTGAGGAAGTTGGTGCCAAACCGAGCCAGGAGCTTTGACATCTGTCTGGAGAAGCGGAGGCTG ACCAAGAGGCCCAAGATCCTGGACACAGCCCGTGGCATGTCTCTGTATGAGGAG gaggagatggaggcagaggtgTTTGGGGAGGAACGTGGACGCATCCTACTGTCCCTGTGCTACAGCTCCGAGCGTGGTGGCCTGCTGGTGGGTGTGCTACGCTGTGCCCACCTTGCTCCCATGGATGCCAATGGCTACTCGGACCCCTTTGTCCGCCT CTTCCTGCATCCAAGTTCTGGGAAGAAATCCAAATATAAGACCAGTGTTCGGAGGAAGACCCTGAACCCTGAGTTCAATGAG GTCTTCGGGAGGAGCTGGCCCAGAAGGCACTGCTGGTGTCTGTGTGGGACTATGACCTGGGCACAGCTGATGACTTCATTGGTGAGCAGAAACACAGGGTGCAGGAGGGAGCCTCCCGAGCTCTGA
- the LOC116103310 gene encoding double C2-like domain-containing protein gamma isoform X4 encodes MACAGPASGRQRVSMQEHMAIDVSPGPIRPIRLISDYFPHFYPFLEPVLRAPDQQTMLAPAIHSASQLQPNPEPEGDSDDSTALGTLEFTLLFDADNSALHCTAHRAKGLKPPAAGSVDTYVKANLLPGASKASQLRTRTVRGTREPVWEETLTYHGFTCQDAGRKTLRLCVCEDSRLRRRRRAPPLGELRVPLRKLVPNRARSFDICLEKRRLTKRPKILDTARGMSLYEEEEMEAEVFGEERGRILLSLCYSSERGGLLVGVLRCAHLAPMDANGYSDPFVRLFLHPSSGKKSKYKTSVRRKTLNPEFNEVFGRSWPRRHCWCLCGTMTWAQLMTSLVGCS; translated from the exons ATGGCATGTGCAGGGCCAGCCAGTGGGCGACAGCGGGTGAGCATGCAGGAACACATGGCCATCGATGTGAGCCCTGGCCCCATTCGGCCCATCCGCCTCATTTCCGACTACTTCCCACACTTCTACCCCTTCCTGGAGCCGGTGCTGCGAGCCCCAGATCAGCAGACAATGCTGGCCCCAGCAATCCACTCTGCATCCCAGCTGCAGCCCAACCCTGAGCCTGAAGGAGACTCGGATGACAGCA CTGCCCTAGGCACCCTGGAGTTCACACTTCTCTTTGATGCGGACAACAGCGCCCTGCACTGCACAGCCCATCGTGCTAAG GGCCTCAAGCCACCAGCTGCAGGCTCTGTGGACACCTATGTCAAAGCCAACTTGCTGCCAGGAGCCAGCAAG GCCAGCCAGCTTCGGACCCGCACTGTTCGAGGCACCAGGGAACCTGTCTGGGAAGAGACACTCACCTATCATGGTTTTACGTGCCAGGATGCTGGACGGAAGACCCTGAG GCTATGTGTATGTGAGGACTCACGGCTGCGGCGCCGGAGGCGAGCACCCCCCTTGGGGGAGTTACGAGTGCCCCTGAGGAAGTTGGTGCCAAACCGAGCCAGGAGCTTTGACATCTGTCTGGAGAAGCGGAGGCTG ACCAAGAGGCCCAAGATCCTGGACACAGCCCGTGGCATGTCTCTGTATGAGGAG gaggagatggaggcagaggtgTTTGGGGAGGAACGTGGACGCATCCTACTGTCCCTGTGCTACAGCTCCGAGCGTGGTGGCCTGCTGGTGGGTGTGCTACGCTGTGCCCACCTTGCTCCCATGGATGCCAATGGCTACTCGGACCCCTTTGTCCGCCT CTTCCTGCATCCAAGTTCTGGGAAGAAATCCAAATATAAGACCAGTGTTCGGAGGAAGACCCTGAACCCTGAGTTCAATGAG GTCTTCGGGAGGAGCTGGCCCAGAAGGCACTGCTGGTGTCTGTGTGGGACTATGACCTGGGCACAGCTGATGACTTCATTG GTGGGGTGCAGCTGA